The Anaeromyxobacter diazotrophicus genome contains the following window.
AGGTGCTGCTCGCCACCGGCCGCGTCCGCGAGCTCATCGAGGACAAGGACCGCACCAAGGAGATCCCCGACGCCATCGCGCAGGGCAACGTCTCCTACGGCATGCAGACGTTCGACCAGTCGCTCATGTGGCTGCTCAAGTCGGGCGTCATCACCTACGAGGAGGCGCTGCGGCAGGCGACCAACGCCGACGACTTCGCGCTGCGCGTCTCCGGCATCTCGGGCACGAGCGACTCGAAGTGGGACGGCTTCGACGCGGCCCCCGCGCCGCCCGCCGCCGCCGCGCCCGCGCCGACCCCCGCCCCGGCGCGCCCGCCGCCGGCCCCCGCCGCCGCGCGCCCGCCGAGCGGGCCGCCGCCGGCGAAGGCGGCCGTCGCCGCGGCCCCCGCCGAGGACGACTTCCAGATCGAGCGGTTCTGACGCGCGGCCGCCGGCTCTTGCGCGCGCGCACGCCAGCGAGGCCCGGGGCAGGCGGGACGAGCCCCGCGTCGCGGAGGCGCGCCCGCGCCCCCGCCGGCACCCCGCTCGAGCAGGCGAAGGCGCTCGCGCTCCGCGTGCTCGCCTTCCACGCCCGCAGCCAGGCCCAGCTCCGGGCGCGGCTCGCCCGCGCCGGGTTCGAGCCGCAGGCGGACGAGGTGATCGCCTGGGCGGCGAGGCTCGGCTACCTCGACGACGCGGCGTACGCCCGGGCCCGGGCACGCGCGCTCCTCGGCGCCCGGGGCGTCGGCCCGCGCCGCGCCGAGGAGCGGCTGCGCGCGGCCGGCATCGACGCCGCGCGCGCCCGCGCCGCCGTCGCCGCGGCGGCGGAGGAGCGCGCCGAGGACCGCCGCGACGGCGAGCCGGCCGAGCTCGCGCTGTGCCGCGAGGCGCTGGCGCGGAAGCTGCGGGGGCGCGAGCTCGCGGGGCTCGACGAGCGGGAGCGCGCGCGGCTGGCCCGGTTCCTCCTGGGCCGGGGCTTCTCCTCCTCCGCCGTGGGCCGGCTCGTCCCGCTCCGGGGGGACGGCGACCCGTAGCGCCTCGCCCCCGGGCGGCGCCGGGCGGCGCGACGGCGCCTGCGCCGCCGCCGATTTTCGGCTATCTTCCGCGCTCCATGCGCCTCCGCCTCCTCCCCCTCCTCGTGGCCCTCTCCGCCTGCGCGCACGGCGCCTTCGGCGGCGACTCGAAGTACGGCAAGTCGGCCGAGGAGGACTACCAGACCGGGGTCGAGGAGCTCCGGACCCACAACTACCTCGAGGCCGCGCGCTACTTCGAGCACGTGAAGACGAAGTACCCGTTCTCGAAGTACGCCGCGCTCTCCGAGCTCCGGCTGGCCGACGCGAAGTACGACCAGGACCACGCCATCGAGGCGGCCGAGGCCTACCAGCAGTTCGTCAAGCTGCACCCGAACCACGAGGAGGCCGACTACGCCGCCTACCGGGCCGGCCTCGCCGCCTGGAAGGACGGGCCGAGCGACTTCTTCCTCTTCCCCCCGCCGGCGGAGAAGGACCTCGCCCAGGTGCGCGCCGCGGCGAAGTCGCTCGCGAGCTTCCTGGAGAAGTACCCCGCCTCCAAGTACCGGCCGGACGCCGAGAAGCTGCTGGCGCGGGCGCGCGGAATGCTCGCCGACCACGAGTGGTACGTGGCGGAGTTCTACGCCAAGCGCGGGCGGTGGGCGGGCGCGGCCGGGCGGCTCGAGGGGCTGGTGCGCGACTACCCGGGCTCCCCGCGCGAGCCGGCCGCGCTCCTCGAGCTCGCGCAGGCCTACCTCAAGGTGGACGAGAAGTTCCGGGCGCAGCAGGCGCTGCAGCAGCTCATCGTGAAGCACCCGGAGGACCCGCGGCGGCCGGAGGCGGAGAAGCTCCTTGCCTCGCTCCGGTAGGCCGCCGGCGCCGCGCGGGAGCGCGGCGGGCGATCTCTCGCGCATCGGCGTCTCGAGCCGGCGGGAGCGCGGCTTCCGCACCGGCGCGCCCTACCTCGTCCCGGCGGCGCTGGCGCTCGCCGCGGCGGTGGCGGCCTGGCTCTCGTGGGGGCGGCTGGCCTCGCTGGGCGCCTCGCTCGGCACCCCCGAGACGCAGATCCGGCAGGCGCTGGCCGCCCAGGAGCGGGCGCACCTCGACGACGTGTACGGGTTCCACGCGGGCGGCACGGTCGAGCTGTACGGGACCCGCTACGAGGACGTGGTGCCGCTCGTCGAGGGCGGCCGGGCGACCGTGGTCGCCATGCTCACCGCCCAGGGGCGGGTGGCCTGGCGGGGCGAGGCGGCCCAGCTCGCCTACGTCGGGCGCGAGCGCTTCCACATGCGGCCCTGCACCATCGCCCGCTGGTGCGGCGAGGGCGACCAGTTCGACCGGCTGCGCGGCGTGCTGCTCCTGCTCTTCCGCCGCCACGACGCGGCGGAGCGGGCCGACCTCGACGCCTACGGGCGCCTGCTCGCCCCCGACTACCGCGACGGCGGCGAGGACCGCGCGGCCGCCCTGGCCCGGCTCGCCGGCGAGCTGGCCGCGGGCCCGGGGCGGACCCGCGTCTCCGCCTGGCAGATCCGCGTCGAGCGCGATCGCGCCGAGGTGGGCGAGGACCGCGAGGTGTCCGCGCCGGGCGCGCCGCCGCGGCAGGAGCGGCGCGTCTACCGGCTGGCGCGCGAGGGAGAGCGCTGGCTGCTGGTGGGCGGGGTGTAGGTGTGCCCCTGCATCACGGACTTCGACGGGCGATCGGGCTGGAGTAGACTCGCGGCCGAAATGACCGAGCTCGACGACGCCCTCAAGCAGGCTCTCACGCTGGGCCGCGCCTACTACCTCAAGAAGGAGTACGCGCGGGCCGAGCCGTACCTGGTGCAGGTGGTGGAGCAGCACCAGTCGTTCGCCGACGTCTACAACATGCTCGGGATCGTCTACCACGACCAGGGGCAGTACCAGCGGGCGCAGCGCGCCTTCGAGGCCGCGCTCCGCATCAACCCGGGCTACACCGACGCGGCGCTCAACCTGGCCGTGCTCTACAACGACACCGGCAAGTACCAGGCGGCGCGCGACGTCTACCGGCAGGCGCTCGACCACTCCGGCGCCGCCCCCGGCCAGCTCGACCGCTTCGTGAAGGGCAAGCTCGCCAACATGTACGCCGATCTGGGCGAGGTGTGGCTCTCGGCGGGGCTCTACCCGGAGGCCGTGCGCGAGTACCAGCGCGCGCTGGAGCTGTGCCCGACCTTCGTCGACATCCGGGCCAAGCTCGCCAACGCGCACCGCGACTCGGGGGCCCGCGACCTCGCCATCGCCGAGTACGAGGAGATCGTCCGGCAGAACCCCGGGTTCATCCCGGCGCGGCTGTCGCTCGGCCTGGCGCTCCAGGCGGCGGGCCGCCGCGACGAGGCGGTCGGCCACTGGCGGGCGGTGCTCGACCTGTCGCCGGGCAACCGCAGCGCCGAGATGTACCTCAAGCTGGCCGGCGCTGACGGCGCCGGAGAAGGCCGCGCTCCCTGATGCCCGCGCGCCGCCCGCTCGCGCTGCGCTTCCTCTCTGGACGCTTCCAGGGCGGGGTGGTGCCGATCGACCCGAGCCGGCCCATGCTGCTCGGCCGCCAGCAGGGCTCGGACCTGCTCCTGCCCGAGGAGCTCGTCTCGCGCCGCCACGCGCGGCTGGCCTACGAGGGCGACGAGCTGGTGCTCGAGGACCTCGGCTCCACGAACGGCACCTACCTGAACGGCGTGCGGGTCACCCGCGCGCGCGTGGCCGAGGGCGACCGCGTGCTGCTCGGCCAGTCCATCCTCAAGGTGGTCGCGCGCGAGCCCGCCCCGGCCCAGACGGCCGAGGAGGTCCGGGCGGGCCTGGAGCGCGCGTCGGTCACCGCCGAGCCGCGCCGCGCCGCCGCCATGCAGGGGCGCATCGAGGAGGTGCCGCTGCCCGACCTCCTGCAGCTCTTCGGCACCTCGCGCAAGACCGGCCTCCTGGTGGTGCAGGGCGACGGGCACGCGGCCGAGGTGCGCCTCGACAAGGGGCGGGTGGTGGGCTGCGTCATCGACGGGCGCGAGGAGCTCGCGGCGGAAAAGAGCTTCTACCGGCTCCTCGGCTGGAGCCACGGCCACTTCGAGCTGAAGCCGGCCGCCCCAGGCGGCGCCGGCCTCCGGCCCATCGCCGCGTCGATGGAGGGCCTGCTCATGGAGGGCATGCGGCAGACCGACGAGCTGCGCCGGCTCCGGCAGGCGCTCCCGCTGCGCTTCGCGGTGGTGGCCGGGGGGAGCGAGGGCCTCGACGCGACCGACCGCGCGCTGCTCGCCCTGGCCGCGCAGCACGGCGCGCTGGAGGGCGTCCTCGACGCCGCCCAGCTGCCCGACCTCGCCGCCGCCGAGCGGCTCGAGCGGCTGGTCCAGCGCGGGCTCCTCGTCGCGGTGCAGTGAGCCGCGTTCTCGCGTTGCCGCGGCGACCCGGCGCGGCTAGGGTCTCCCCCATGTCGGGTCAGGACCAGGTGCGGCTCACGACGCTCAGCCACGGCGCGGGTTGAGCCTGCAAGATCCGCCCGGCGGATCTGGCGCAGGTCCTGCGCCACCTACCCAGGACGCGCGACCCGCGCGCGCTCGTCGGCCACGAGACGAGCGACGACGCCGCGGTGTACCAGCTCTCGGCCACCGAGGCGGTGGTCGAGACGGTCGACTTCTTCACGCCGGTGGTGGACGACCCGTTCCTCTTCGGCCGCATCGCCGCTGCGAACGCGTTCTCCGACATCTGGGCCATGGGCGCGCGGCCGCTCTTCGCGCTCAACCTGGTGGCCTTCCCGGTGGGCAAGCTCCCCATGGAGACCCTGGGCGAGATCCTGCGCGGCGGGGCCGCGGCGGCGGCCGAGGCGGGCGCCCCCATCCTGGGAGGCCACAGCATCGACGACCCGGAGCCGAAGTACGGCATGGCCGTCACCGGGCTCGTCCACCCCGACCGCGTCCTGCGCAACGTCGGGGCGCGGCCGGGCGATCGGATCCTCCTGACGAAGCCGCTCGGCTCCGGGATCGTGACCACCGCCATCAAGCGCGGGGAGGCCGACCCGGCGCTGGTGGACCGCGCGGTCGGGGTCATGGCGGCCCTCAACCGCGCCGCGGGCGAGGTGCTGGCGGCGAGCGGCGCGGTCCACGCGCTCACCGACGTCACCGGCTTCGGGCTGCTCGGGCACGCGCTCGAGATGGCGCAGGGCTCGGGGGTGACGCTCCGGCTCGACGCCCGGGCGGTGCCCATCCTGGAAGGCGTGCGAGCGCTCGCCGAGCGCGACGTGGCGCCGGGAGGCTCGCGCGCGAACCTGGCCTGGGTGGCGCCCCACGTGCGCTTCGACGCCTCCCTGGACGCGCCGGCGCGCCTGGTGCTCGCCGACGCCCAGACGAACGGCGGCCTGCTGGCGGCGGTCGCGCCGGAGCGGCTGGACGAGTTGGCGGCGGCGCTGAAGCAGGCGGGCGTGCAGGCGGCGGTGGTGGGCGCGTGCGCGCCGGCGTCCGACGTCTGGATCGAGGTCGGGGCGAGCTAGAATGCGCGCGTGCTCCGCGCGCTCTTCCTCCTGACGCTCCTCTCCGCCCGGGCGGCCGCGGCCGCGCCCGAGCCGGCCTTCGTGGTGGTGGTGGACCCGGGCCACGGGGGTGAGAAGGACGGCGCGGTGGGGCCGTCGGGGCTGCGCGAGAAGGATCTCACGCTCCAGATCGCGCGCCGGGTGGCGGCGCGGCTCGCGGCGCAGGGGGGCCGGGCGGTGCTCACCCGCGACGCCGACCGCGCCGTGCCGCTGGCGGCCCGCGCCGCGCTCGCCAACGCGCGTCAGGCCGACCTGTTCGTCTCCATCCACCTCAACGCGATGCCCGGCCCGGCGCGCGGCCGCGCGCACGGCGTCGAGACCTACTTCCTCTCGGCCGACGCCAGCGACGCCTCCGCGACCGCGGTGGCGGCGCGCGAGAACGCCGACCGCCTGGCGGGCGAGCCGGAGCCGGATCCGCGCGACCCGGTCTCGGGGATCCTGCAGGACCTGGCCGACAAGGA
Protein-coding sequences here:
- the selD gene encoding selenide, water dikinase SelD; its protein translation is MSGQDQVRLTTLSHGAGUACKIRPADLAQVLRHLPRTRDPRALVGHETSDDAAVYQLSATEAVVETVDFFTPVVDDPFLFGRIAAANAFSDIWAMGARPLFALNLVAFPVGKLPMETLGEILRGGAAAAAEAGAPILGGHSIDDPEPKYGMAVTGLVHPDRVLRNVGARPGDRILLTKPLGSGIVTTAIKRGEADPALVDRAVGVMAALNRAAGEVLAASGAVHALTDVTGFGLLGHALEMAQGSGVTLRLDARAVPILEGVRALAERDVAPGGSRANLAWVAPHVRFDASLDAPARLVLADAQTNGGLLAAVAPERLDELAAALKQAGVQAAVVGACAPASDVWIEVGAS
- a CDS encoding DUF4388 domain-containing protein produces the protein MPARRPLALRFLSGRFQGGVVPIDPSRPMLLGRQQGSDLLLPEELVSRRHARLAYEGDELVLEDLGSTNGTYLNGVRVTRARVAEGDRVLLGQSILKVVAREPAPAQTAEEVRAGLERASVTAEPRRAAAMQGRIEEVPLPDLLQLFGTSRKTGLLVVQGDGHAAEVRLDKGRVVGCVIDGREELAAEKSFYRLLGWSHGHFELKPAAPGGAGLRPIAASMEGLLMEGMRQTDELRRLRQALPLRFAVVAGGSEGLDATDRALLALAAQHGALEGVLDAAQLPDLAAAERLERLVQRGLLVAVQ
- a CDS encoding nuclear transport factor 2 family protein; translation: MPRSGRPPAPRGSAAGDLSRIGVSSRRERGFRTGAPYLVPAALALAAAVAAWLSWGRLASLGASLGTPETQIRQALAAQERAHLDDVYGFHAGGTVELYGTRYEDVVPLVEGGRATVVAMLTAQGRVAWRGEAAQLAYVGRERFHMRPCTIARWCGEGDQFDRLRGVLLLLFRRHDAAERADLDAYGRLLAPDYRDGGEDRAAALARLAGELAAGPGRTRVSAWQIRVERDRAEVGEDREVSAPGAPPRQERRVYRLAREGERWLLVGGV
- a CDS encoding RecX family transcriptional regulator; translated protein: MRARTPARPGAGGTSPASRRRARAPAGTPLEQAKALALRVLAFHARSQAQLRARLARAGFEPQADEVIAWAARLGYLDDAAYARARARALLGARGVGPRRAEERLRAAGIDAARARAAVAAAAEERAEDRRDGEPAELALCREALARKLRGRELAGLDERERARLARFLLGRGFSSSAVGRLVPLRGDGDP
- a CDS encoding outer membrane protein assembly factor BamD; this translates as MRLRLLPLLVALSACAHGAFGGDSKYGKSAEEDYQTGVEELRTHNYLEAARYFEHVKTKYPFSKYAALSELRLADAKYDQDHAIEAAEAYQQFVKLHPNHEEADYAAYRAGLAAWKDGPSDFFLFPPPAEKDLAQVRAAAKSLASFLEKYPASKYRPDAEKLLARARGMLADHEWYVAEFYAKRGRWAGAAGRLEGLVRDYPGSPREPAALLELAQAYLKVDEKFRAQQALQQLIVKHPEDPRRPEAEKLLASLR
- a CDS encoding N-acetylmuramoyl-L-alanine amidase family protein, coding for MLRALFLLTLLSARAAAAAPEPAFVVVVDPGHGGEKDGAVGPSGLREKDLTLQIARRVAARLAAQGGRAVLTRDADRAVPLAARAALANARQADLFVSIHLNAMPGPARGRAHGVETYFLSADASDASATAVAARENADRLAGEPEPDPRDPVSGILQDLADKDALSESSRLAYAVHERLVHGLGAEDRGVKQAPFYVLAGARMPAVLLEVGFVSNAAEARRLATPAYQDQVARAIAEGVAAWRSALAAR
- a CDS encoding tetratricopeptide repeat protein gives rise to the protein MTELDDALKQALTLGRAYYLKKEYARAEPYLVQVVEQHQSFADVYNMLGIVYHDQGQYQRAQRAFEAALRINPGYTDAALNLAVLYNDTGKYQAARDVYRQALDHSGAAPGQLDRFVKGKLANMYADLGEVWLSAGLYPEAVREYQRALELCPTFVDIRAKLANAHRDSGARDLAIAEYEEIVRQNPGFIPARLSLGLALQAAGRRDEAVGHWRAVLDLSPGNRSAEMYLKLAGADGAGEGRAP